GCACCAAAAACGAAATTTCGAACAGGCTAAAATACGAACAGTCGTACCCTTGTCATGCCTCTCTGTTGGTCACTACTTTTAGACCAAATTCGCCCCGACTCCCACTTCTGATCCCACCTACTTACTGTACGGATACATATAATGTCTACATACTAGACTACTTGACTACCTGACGACCTACCAACCGACATATGTGGCTAGTCTTGCTATGTACTGTTCTCAATTGCTTTCTTTTAACTCAGCCACGTTGATCTTGTGCGGCTAGATCCGCATCATGGCATATGCGAATATCTGCCCATTCCTGGCGAGATTTGAATAGGGACGACTCTGGTTCGACAATAACCGAAGCGCGTGCAGCAATTGGTAGGATAATAAATTCGCTAGCTCAGACATCTGGCTCAAGTTGTTGGAACTGAGAAACCAAAGCACTCAAGAGCTAGTCTACATTCTTGTATTCGGGGAGATGGTCGAAGTCCCAGTTTGCTGGGGTTTTCAGCCCGAGTCATGAGCTGCGACATGTTTTCCTCATCGATTGAGGAATAGCAATCCAAGCATTCCACAACGTGCTGGAACCACAAGGGTTTGGTCTCGAGGCCCAATGTTCAGCAAGAGCAATGTACGACattttttaaaaatctaTTTGCTGAGCTTTATGGCTTATGGCTACCTATCTGGTCAAGCTGAAGCCTACTGACAAAAAGCAACGGACACTCTACACACGAAAACAaagttgatatgggtatccctcgaagtctaatgtgaaatcgATACACGAAAACAAAGTGTAATTGCTGCGTGAAGCAGAGAATCATTGCCGTTACTCCACTTGCGTTGGGCTTTCTCCCTGCATGGCTCAATATGGCATGGCTTTAGGATGCAAGACACGGGAAGGCCGCATCATTTTTCTCGTTGGAATTACCATGTCCGTAAGAGGGCGGGCTAGGGTAAAAAGACCCTGACAGGCTTTTATTGTCTCTTTCATTCTTTTCTGGTGGACGGCTCATCATGCATGGTGTTCTCATCTGAAGTAAACGAACCGTGGACAGCCATGCATCacacgagaagaagaaaaagaaagctcAATGTGTGCAGCAGGACAACAACGGAGTAGATCTCAACAGCTGAATGGTTCTCCTTCTTCACCAGCTTAAGATTTTCCAGTCAGAGCTTAGGTCGCATTGTGGTCACGGTGCACCATGATCCCTCCACACAGTCGACGTAGGGACGATCTCCAGTGCAACCGGGCAGCCAACCAAGGGTCGTGGTCGGCGCAAGAAGGGTCAAAAAGCCATGGTGGTAACAAGGGGACACCCCACAAGGACGGCCGCCAGACTTGTTTGCGCAATAGCGCTCCATTCCCACCGCGATCTTGGTCGAGGCTAAGCTAACCTTGGCTGGAAATACCCACTCCGCGCTCTCaagcttttcttcttctttgctgcTGCATGCGCCTTCGCCTTGTTCGTAACAGCAGTAAGCAGCAGCGACAGTATCCGTAAGTATCAGTATCATAACAACAAGTCAGCGCCAGCAACAGTATCAGCACAGGCCCCTGCCCCGGCCGAAGTGGGAAGTGCCATCTGCTCCCGGAAGAGAGCGTGTTAAGAGCCAGCGGTACTCAGTACCTGATTGATATCCACAACGCTGAGCAAATCGACAAGTCACAACTACCCCCCGCCAAAGCTAAGCCACGCCCAGTTCAGTTCAGAAACAAAAAGCAGGCTCAGACTATTCCGTTCCATGCCTGCCTGTGCCCACTCCCGCTCACACGGCCTCCCAACTTTGTCTTGAGATACAACTCAGGCCGGGTCCCCGTTTCCCGTTCTCCATTCCCATCATTTCCCGCCCTTTTTGGTTTTGCAATTGCGACGGCCCTCATTCATCGCATTGCCATCTTCTACCTCCTTGCGACGGGCCTCCTATCCAACCTTCGTATCCGCAGCTTGTAAAGCTTTGCAGCCCCTGAACCTAGTTGCGCTTCGACTTTACATCAACGCGTCCGCTCCTCGAGTCTCCGGCCCTGCTCCTGGCCTGGCCCTTACATCATTACCACTTGGTCTCGGCGCATCAAGTTCGATCGTCGTTTGCTTCAACACATTAAATCAACACTCTCAGAGGTCTTTTGGGCTGTTCTCATCTTGAAGCCAACAGCGATCAACGGTGACTCGGCCCGGTTAAACGCCTCTTCTATCGGTTATCCGCTACAACGACTTTTGACCGAACGCTTTATTGCCAACACATAATCAACAGTAACATCATCACGAAACAATCACACACAATCGCTAAAAGCTCGAATACACTGTTGAAATGTCTGCCGGTGACGGAACATCAACCCCTGGGGTCGGTGGCAGCAATGCCAGCGAATTTGTAAGTTCACAGCCAGTAACGGTTTATTACATCACATCTAACACTTCTGATAGGTTCGCAAGCTTTACCGGTTTGTTGATTCCAGAGATTTGTACATACAATAACGCTAACAAAATCCAAGAATGCTTGAAGATCCGGCGCATCAAGATGTCGCTAGATGGGGTAAAGACGGCGATACCTTCGTCGTTGTTGAGGTAGGGACAGAGCTGATGTCGCAGTGACGAACCAATGCTTACAAGCTCAGAATGAGAAGTTCACGCGTTCCATCCTCCCCAAGCACTTTAAGCACAGCAACATGGCTAGTTTTGTCCGACAGCTGAATAAGTATGATTTTCATAAAGTGCGACAAACGAATGACAGTGGCTCTGCAGCCAACGGCGCCAATGTATGCTTTATGTAACCCTTGGTTGTTGGCCACATACTAAAACATGAACGCAGACTCTCGAATTCAAGCATCCCAACTTCAGAGTTGGTAGCAAGGATGATCTTGACAATATTCGTCGAAAAGCACCTGCGCCTAGAAGAACGCAGGCCACGGAGGACTTCACAACCAGTCATCACATCAGTGTTATGACTGAACAGCTCACTGCCACGCAGCAGCAGGTGCAACAGCTCCAGGAATTGTTTACCGACGTCTCTCAGACAAATCGTCTTCTTGTTAACGAGGTTCTGACACTGCAAAAAATGCTCAACGCGCAAAAGCAATCCCAGCACGAAATGCTCAACTTTTTATCGCCTACCACCAATCGTCATCAACAGACCATGCATCTCAACGTCGGCACATCTCCTCTAGATGGCAGTGATGACTCGGCACCTGAATTGAGACGAGCTCGCGAGCTTCTATCCAGTGTGACACCTGATCAGATTGCCGACCGGGAGTTGGAACGCCTTCAGGGTGTCTACGGATCTCCAGCCGATTCTGCAGTTGTCATTCCACAAGCCTCGATGCCCATGATGCATGATCCAATGAACGACATCAACCGCTATCCCGTATACCCGGTGGGCCAGACCGTCGGGATTGATCCTTTCCATTCCGATCACATCCACAAGATCCCTTACGCGATGCCAAACGATTCGAGCGCCAACGCCATGCAGGAAGTGGCTGCCCCTCAGCCCATCAACATCCAGACCCACGGGAACTCCAACTCGTCGGCCAATTCGGCTCTTACATGGGCCTCCCGGAAGCCCAGAATCTTCCTTGTTGAAGACGACCCGACCTGCGCTAAGATCGGCATCAAGTTTCTCAAGTCGATGGGTTGTGAAGTCGAACATGCTGTACGTGAAACCCGTGGAACAAAATCGGGAGTTCGACCAGGCTGACGCTTAAAATAGCAAAATGGAGCGGATGCATACAGCCGCATTACGAGCGTTTCTCGTGATCATTTCGACATGATCTTTATGGACATCATCATGCCTAAGCTGGATGGTGTCTCGACCACCATGTACATCCGGCAGGACTGTCCTGCTATCCCTATTGTCGCTATGACATCGAATATTCGATCCGATGAGGTCCACTGTTATTTTGAGCATGGTAAGTACCGTGATGAGAAGCGCAACTGGTAATGTGAACTGATCGTGCATTAATAGGTATGAATGGGGTATTGGCCAAGCCATTTACCAAGAGCGGAATGCAGAAGATTGTCGAGAACCACTTGAGCTATCTCCTAAAGGGCTACGATCCTTCAACCCAGCAAGAATCCGGTTCGGGATACGTGGTGGGCGGCGCAGGTTACATGAACCCCCCCAGCAACTTGAATACGCCTGGAGGAACAGGGTTCAAGTTCGAGACGACACCCACACCTCCAGCAACTGGCGCAACGTGGTCCCCAGGACAGATGCCACAGCAGTCTCCCCTTACCACAGGAATGGACCAAGGGTATGGCATGGTAAACGGCGCGAACCAATACGGCTTAACACCCACGAGTGCTAGCAGAGCTAGCTTCCCTGGCAACATCTCACAAAACAGCCAGGGACGCATGGATGGCCAAAGTCCTCCCGAAAAGCGGCAGCGCACCTATGTCTGAGTTTCTGAAGAGGGATTGCGTCCTTGGATTTTGTCTGGTGTATGCACGTGGCTACATCGTGAGGAGTACGGCGTTTGGAGCGAGATGACGTAGGAGCTTCTTGACACTGGTGGCCTTTTGTGCCTAATCGGATGGGAGAGAGATTTCATGTTGGGTATTTCGCATTTATGACTGGGGAGACGTCGGAGTCGGACCCCTTATAACGAGTAAAGGCATCTGGCAAGATACAGAAGGCAAGCTGGTCAGTAAAGACTATTACTTAGTTGCGGACACAGACGGCACGCATCTGGTTCTGAATCGGAGTGTACGGTGCGGTGCGCCTGACGAACAACGAGATTTGATACCTGCGATAAtattactcttttttttttggcaaAGTACAAAGATCCATTAAGCAAGGCTGCAGAATGCTGGACTGTTGACATGATTCGTTTTTGTTGCCCCTGGTCATGTAGAGTTTGACGTCGTTGATAGATTGCTGTTTGCCATCTATAGCGAAGAGTCGGACTGAGCTATTCAAGCCCATTGCTTAAATAATGATGAGCTTCGATTATTCGTGCTGTTCATGCGCTTGCTCTTGTATAGTTGTATTATCCTGGTGCATGTAGTGATGAAGGACAAGTTGTAATGACTGGTGGCTGCTAACAAATAGTCAGCAATTTCAGAACAAGAATCAGAATGTTTTCAAGCAGGGAGATGGCAGACAGATATATAGACTACCTAGCTCGTTCTCAATAACGTTTGCAAGGTTGTGCAGGTGTGGCACAAGGAAGTGCAGATCGATTGAGTTCTGGACCGTTTCGAGTGGTGGGGTTTGGACACACAGATTTCGGCGAGAGGCTTCATCGAGAAGGGCCCTTTTGTGAGAAGCTCCCGTAGTGTAGTATCCGTCCGCTGTTACACTACAGGAAAAGGGTGTCATATTACTCTGCTGTTGGCCGTAGCCCTGGCCTGGACCGTTGCTTGTGGAGGCAGTGCACGCGGTATGAAGCCGTGGTTTGCGTTATACAACGCCAATTGTGAGGTTTGTATTTCTACTTTCTCAATTGTATGTTGGTCCTATCTAGAAGTTTGAGGCTAGCAATCAAGGCGTAGAAGCTTTCAGCTACTTGAAGCTCTCGGTTTTCGAACTTTGATTGGCAACAAACGTTGAGCATTAGTCGACATAGgggttaattaataagagAGCGGAAGAGTGTAGTCGTCCTACAATCGACCTCTATCCCCCTGTCTATCAGACCCTCTTAGACTTGGACAAGTAGTAATTTCGAAGAGTCTCGACTGTGCTGCTGCAGAACTAAAAGGTCGAGACAAGACACTACCCAGGATCAGGGCCAGTCTCTTTCATTCATGGCATGAGGCATGACGTCGGTGTTAATGTCATACTCGTTCGAGAGCTTTAACCAAATAAGCAGCTGTCAGGGTTCCGGGCGATATTTTGATTTAGTAGCCATGCAAGGGACAAATATAGAACAATTACTCATTGGCTTATTTTGAAATAAATATTCTCGGTAAATGGAAACTGGCGATCATTGAAACTCAGCTAGTCCGCCCGCAATGATAGTAATCGACACCATGTTGTGGTGTTTCCCAGATAAATGATCCTCATTGATGCTTGGGGCTCATCCAGCATATGAAAGAAAGTGGTGTAACATGGTAGTGTCGTGAGGCCTCCGTGGATTGTCGCAGTGCCTGACTAGAATCAGTTCACTGCAACACTTGGGCATAACGAACTTGGTACATAAGTATTCAACCTCATTCTGACTGATCCTACTAAACGCCGTGCCAATGGTATAGATGCGTATATACAACTCAGTGTCCCTTCTCATTGTTTGTTATTCGTCCCCGCCTCTGGTGTACAACCCATCCTTTCATTACCTATCAAACAACCAAAACCATAGAAAATTTTCAAACTATCTCGATCGCCTatttcatcatcctcgctTGTTTTGCTCTatcttctttgcttcttctcaacTTGCTGGGTTGAGAATGAACAAAACTTATCCTTGATCGCAACAACTTCATATGTACCTTCCTGGCTTGCCTTGACCACCTTGCTGTGCTCATAAGAGACATCATGCCTCGTCTCAAGAACGACACTGCGCTGGCCCTTCTTGGCGTTGGAGCTGCGCGTGTAGGTGAATTCAAAAGGTGGTGTGCCCCAGAACTCGAAGAAAATGTCCACCTCATTGCCCTCGTGAATGTCGACGCGAGACTGCTTACCACGACTGATTTGGACACTAGGGAGCGGGTGGATTGTCTTGGGGATGTTAACGGCGGCGCGACATTCGCTGGCCTTGTCCGAGATGCTAGTGATAGTGAAATCGCCAGGCTTCTCGGCAATACGGCGGAAGCTGGTTGTTTGCGACTTGGCATTCCACCGGCCGTTAAAGTCGTATGAAATGTCAAACGGAGGTGTGCCGGATAGAGTGTATGCAATGCGCTCGCCGACACAGTAGTCGCGTCGAGACTCCAGAGGGTATATAGACGGCGCCTCATACAAGTGAATTTGCACTGACGGTCCTCCATGCTCATACTTGCGCTGGCATCCTCTGGCGTCTCTGACGGTACGAATACGAACCTGCTGTGCACCGAGTCGGAGGTGTTGACGAGGAATTCGGATACCGTAAGAGTTAGAGTCAATGGAGGGGATTCTGTAGGTCTCGGCAGGAGATCCAGCTTGATGCTTGATCTCGACTTCGACATAGAACGGAGCTTCTCCAGTGAGCTTAATTGGGATTCTGTCCTCATGCTCTTGCTCCTCCATGCAGTACTTGAACGACTGCCCGGGTTTCGTAAATCCAGCCGAAGGCTTAGCATTCACGCGCTGGGTGAGAGTGAGAGGGTGGAAGttcttgttgctgttgtagAGATTATCGGCAAGAGCAGAGAACTTGTAGGTATAATCGCCAGCCTTGGTGGTGTCCATGGAAATGGCTGCTTTTGCAAGGGGAGCATCGAAATCTTTGCGAGTAAACGCTTTGGAGCCCTTAGCAGGCTTGTGCGTGACATCGTATTGCACATGATAAGGAGGCGATCCTGTGCGAAGTTAGTGGTGAACATAGATCTTGGATTTTGAAACACTTACCCTTGAGGTTGACTTCAAAGCCATCAATATCTCCTTCGCAAATATCTTGTTTGACGAATGTGTCGCCATCCGGCTTGATACTCGGGGATTCAACAATCGAGATCTCGGGCCTTGGGAACCAACCCACTTCAAATCGGGCTGCTGCAGGCACAACAGATCCAGGGCACTGGACGTCTCGTACGTCAATTAATTCGTAGGTGCCTTGGCTCTTGACCAAAAGGTTGTCATTGGCGTTGTTTGCACGCTTAGTTAACACTTCCCCATTACCAGCGAGGTTTCTGTAGGTGATTTCAAAGGGAGGCTCTCCTTCCAAACGCAGAGGCAAGCGCAAGTGTGTTTCCTCGACGGCCATGATCTTTTGCTTGTGTTCAACAAAGCCAAAAGCGGCGCGTGGCTGCTGGCGTCGCACAGCAATCTTAACCTGATCCTGAAGGAATGTCTTGCATCCCCGCTTGTCTTGAACGCTGCTTAAGGCAAGGATGTATTCTCCTCCCTTGCGAAGGGTATTGGTCTTGATCTTGAAACTGCTCTCTTGAACACCAGTGACTCGCTCCGACTTGCGCTTGCCGTCGTGGACAATCTCCCATTCTAAATTGAAGGGAGCCTCCCCATAGAGAATGACATCGAGTTCGACTTCTGAGTCGAGACAGGCATTGACAACTCCGCTACGGCTTGCAATCTTGGCCGACGCAGCAGGTTTGACTACCTGCTCGAGAACTTTATCGTCGCCAGTGAGAGGCTGGTTGTCATACACGGCGTCGTCGACGGATTTGAAGATGTACTTGTGACGGCCTGCCATCTTTGGCACCAGCTCCAGCTGAGATCGCAGGCCAGGCACACGGTGCGATTTTTTCTCAACATGCCCGTCACTGGTGATAATGTCGTATCGAACTACAAAGGGAGGTGTTCCAACGAGGTCCAGATCCACCCTCAGACCGATAGAGTTGCCTGCACATTTGTCGGGGATCTCTTCTGAGCGAACGGAAAGCGAAGGCTCCAATGGATTCAAAAGAAGGCACGATGACGGCTCCTTAACCTCACCTTTGCAAGACCCGCTGGAGATGGTCTTGAGGGTATACAGGCCAGGCTCTGAGACAAACGGCTGATCCATCGAACTCTTAGCGTTGTAGCCGCCAATCGATACCTCATCACCATGCTCTCCGCTGTTAGTAAGGGAGTTGATAGGTGAGAATTCCCAGGTGACCTCGTGGGGAGTGTCGTCCTTGGAGCCTGTCATGAAGAAGTCAACAGGAAGTCGAACGGACCGGCCCTTGGCAACCTTGAAAGGGTTACGCATGTCACAACCCTTCATGCTCGCCTTGGGAcgctccttgaccttgaagcCGTATTTCAAGCCTTTGGCTCGAGACTGGCTGGAGTCCTCTTCCGATTCAGCATATTTAACAACGTTGCCAAATGCATCATAAACTTCATCGATCGAATACTCCCATTCGCCGGCAGAGGTCATGGACTCGTTAAGACCAACTGTGACCTTCCGGGGCCGCACCCACGAAACATCATCCTGGTCATCCGAAACGAGACTGGAGGAGGCCCCGAGAAGAGGTGAGGAAAACCCATCAGGCTGAAGACTCTGAAAATGGAAGCTGTGGTCCTTGCCATTGATAGTGCGACTGTACTGAATCTTGAGAGGTGGTGTACCATATACATCCAATGAAAGATTAGAGAGTTCCTGAATACACCGCTGAGAATCCGAGGATGGTCGGATTCTGGCTTGAGGACAAGGAACAACATATGTATCTGCTGTAGCACGCTGGACCTCAAGCTTGTACTCGTCCAAAACTTTTCCAAGTCGATAGACACCCGGCTTCTTAACCGGGTAGTCCCACTGAAAGCCGAACGAGGTCTGATCAGTGTTGTGGTCTCGGATTTGCTTGGCGACCCTGTTGACCTCTCGGTTCGAGATTTTGATGGTTTCTTCCTTGTTTGAGTCAAAGTCGAgtcggatcaattcaatttcGGCAGGAATCGTGGCATTGAAATAGATTGGAAGATCTACGGCGTGCTTTGGCTTTGCGGTTAAACAGAAGGGGGTTCCCTTGGGATTGAGAATAGCCGAGCCTTCAGgcaagatgttgatgatctGCTTTCCCATGATGAGGGAATGGTTGTTGAGAATAGTCGATACCTTGACATTATGCTCGGATATTGATATTTCGCGGTCGTAGAGAACTTTGGCGAAGCCGAGTATCCATGATTGCCATGGGATCTTGATATCAATTAGCGCCTGTTAGTTATTTTGGGAGGATTTTGTGTACTTACGGGAATGTTGAACATAAGCATGTAGTTGAGCACCAGATGTAAGGAGAATATAGTGGTCACGACGGGTTGGGAGAGCTCGAGCCAAGGTATTCTCAATTCCGGCACGCCAAAAAGGAAGGCAAAATCAATAAAGATCCATTTGAGAAACAGGAACCAGGATGAA
This Fusarium poae strain DAOMC 252244 chromosome 3, whole genome shotgun sequence DNA region includes the following protein-coding sequences:
- a CDS encoding hypothetical protein (TransMembrane:3 (i77-92o104-123i135-153o)~BUSCO:1566at5125), whose product is MSTSTPRLRSGFPATPAATRRHNNQQTPSSAGSPSYGKGSTTRSPSLPLAPESTRPHAAINQPVIPLTVLDAPQQRLYTFGVYVLLWAWKLYDWLQVVEDGDSSWFLFLKWIFIDFAFLFGVPELRIPWLELSQPVVTTIFSLHLVLNYMLMFNIPIPWQSWILGFAKVLYDREISISEHNVKVSTILNNHSLIMGKQIINILPEGSAILNPKGTPFCLTAKPKHAVDLPIYFNATIPAEIELIRLDFDSNKEETIKISNREVNRVAKQIRDHNTDQTSFGFQWDYPVKKPGVYRLGKVLDEYKLEVQRATADTYVVPCPQARIRPSSDSQRCIQELSNLSLDVYGTPPLKIQYSRTINGKDHSFHFQSLQPDGFSSPLLGASSSLVSDDQDDVSWVRPRKVTVGLNESMTSAGEWEYSIDEVYDAFGNVVKYAESEEDSSQSRAKGLKYGFKVKERPKASMKGCDMRNPFKVAKGRSVRLPVDFFMTGSKDDTPHEVTWEFSPINSLTNSGEHGDEVSIGGYNAKSSMDQPFVSEPGLYTLKTISSGSCKGEVKEPSSCLLLNPLEPSLSVRSEEIPDKCAGNSIGLRVDLDLVGTPPFVVRYDIITSDGHVEKKSHRVPGLRSQLELVPKMAGRHKYIFKSVDDAVYDNQPLTGDDKVLEQVVKPAASAKIASRSGVVNACLDSEVELDVILYGEAPFNLEWEIVHDGKRKSERVTGVQESSFKIKTNTLRKGGEYILALSSVQDKRGCKTFLQDQVKIAVRRQQPRAAFGFVEHKQKIMAVEETHLRLPLRLEGEPPFEITYRNLAGNGEVLTKRANNANDNLLVKSQGTYELIDVRDVQCPGSVVPAAARFEVGWFPRPEISIVESPSIKPDGDTFVKQDICEGDIDGFEVNLKGSPPYHVQYDVTHKPAKGSKAFTRKDFDAPLAKAAISMDTTKAGDYTYKFSALADNLYNSNKNFHPLTLTQRVNAKPSAGFTKPGQSFKYCMEEQEHEDRIPIKLTGEAPFYVEVEIKHQAGSPAETYRIPSIDSNSYGIRIPRQHLRLGAQQVRIRTVRDARGCQRKYEHGGPSVQIHLYEAPSIYPLESRRDYCVGERIAYTLSGTPPFDISYDFNGRWNAKSQTTSFRRIAEKPGDFTITSISDKASECRAAVNIPKTIHPLPSVQISRGKQSRVDIHEGNEVDIFFEFWGTPPFEFTYTRSSNAKKGQRSVVLETRHDVSYEHSKVVKASQEGTYEVVAIKDKFCSFSTQQVEKKQRR
- a CDS encoding hypothetical protein (BUSCO:12650at5125) translates to MSAGDGTSTPGVGGSNASEFVRKLYRMLEDPAHQDVARWGKDGDTFVVVENEKFTRSILPKHFKHSNMASFVRQLNKYDFHKVRQTNDSGSAANGANTLEFKHPNFRVGSKDDLDNIRRKAPAPRRTQATEDFTTSHHISVMTEQLTATQQQVQQLQELFTDVSQTNRLLVNEVLTLQKMLNAQKQSQHEMLNFLSPTTNRHQQTMHLNVGTSPLDGSDDSAPELRRARELLSSVTPDQIADRELERLQGVYGSPADSAVVIPQASMPMMHDPMNDINRYPVYPVGQTVGIDPFHSDHIHKIPYAMPNDSSANAMQEVAAPQPINIQTHGNSNSSANSALTWASRKPRIFLVEDDPTCAKIGIKFLKSMGCEVEHAQNGADAYSRITSVSRDHFDMIFMDIIMPKLDGVSTTMYIRQDCPAIPIVAMTSNIRSDEVHCYFEHGMNGVLAKPFTKSGMQKIVENHLSYLLKGYDPSTQQESGSGYVVGGAGYMNPPSNLNTPGGTGFKFETTPTPPATGATWSPGQMPQQSPLTTGMDQGYGMVNGANQYGLTPTSASRASFPGNISQNSQGRMDGQSPPEKRQRTYV